The stretch of DNA CCAGGATCATGGTGTAGAGCGAATCGCCCAGATAGGCCAGCCAGCGCGCGTGCTGCACCACGCCGTCGAACAGGTCGCCGTGCACCACCCACAGGCGGCGCCCGGTGGCGGTGACGTGGATCGCCTCCTCGCGCACGGTGATGTCGCCGAAGGCCATGCCGTCGAACTGGCGCGCGGCCTCGTCGTGGTTGCCGGGCACATAGATCACCTCGGTCCCCTTGCGCGCCTTGCGCAGCAGCTTCTGCACCACGTCGTTGTGGCTTTGCGGCCAGTACCAGCCGCGGCGCAGCTGCCAGCCGTCGATGATGTCGCCGACCAGGTAGAGCTGGTCGGATTCGTTGTGCTTGAGGAAATCCAGCAGGTAGTCGGCCTGGCAGCCGGGCGTCCCGAGGTGGATGTCAGACAGCCAGATGGCGCGGTAGCGCTGGATCGGGTGCGGCTCGGGGGGATAGGTTTCCTGCGCTTCGCGCGGCGGCGCCAGCGCGGCGCCATCGAGTGCCGGCGCCATGAAGGCGCTCACCGGCGCGGCGGGGCCGCTGTCAGCGCTGCGGCGCAGCCATGGCGCCAGTTGCGAGGCCTTCGACAGATACCCGCGGGCAGATCGGATTGCTTGCACCATGCCAGTCCCGGTTGCGGCGATGGCTGCATTCAGCCATTAAGCAATGACGCGACGGTGACGAAAACATGACTGACATGTGAATCGTTGCGGCTGCGGGACAGCCGCTGCATGGGCCGACTCGCGGCCAGCTCAGAGGCCGCGCGCGGACAGCTCTGCCAGTGCGTCGAGCACGGCACGCTCGGCGGCGGGATGGCGCAGCAGCGACACATGGCCGATGCCGGACAGCGGGATATGGCCGGCGCCGTCGAGCCAGCCGGTGCAGGGCGGGCCCGCGATCGAATCATGCCAGCTGAAGATCGAGATCATGCGCGCGCGCAGCCGCGGCGTTTCGGCGGCCGCGAGCGCGCGCAGCCAGGGGCTGCCGCAGCGCATCTGGCGCGCATTGTGGCCGCCGCCAAAGCGCGCCAGCGCACTGCCGTGGTGCGGGCTGCCCAGCGTCACGATGCCGGCGCAGAGGTCCTCGTCGCCGGCCAGTTGCAGCGCGGCGCGCGCGGCCAGGCCGCCCATGCTGTGGCACAGCAGCAGCGGCGCGCGCCCGCTTTCGGCGCGGATGCGCCGCATCGCGGCCAGCAGCGCGCGGGCGTAGTCGTCGATGTCGCCGAACACGGGCTCCAGGTCGATCCCGTGGCAGCGGTAGCCGGCGGCGGCCAGCGCCGGCTGCATGTCGAGCCAGATCGCCTGGCCGCAGGCATAGCCATGGACCAGCAGCACCGGCGGGGCATCGCGGCCGGGCCGGGCAGGATCGGCCGGCGCAAACGGTGCCCGTGCGCGGAAGGGCTGCAGCCAGTCGAACATGCGCAGCACCGCCAGGCATTCGGTTGCGTAGCAGCGCAACGCCTCCGCCGGTCGCAGCGGCCGGCGGGTGGCG from Cupriavidus taiwanensis encodes:
- a CDS encoding UDP-2,3-diacylglucosamine diphosphatase gives rise to the protein MVQAIRSARGYLSKASQLAPWLRRSADSGPAAPVSAFMAPALDGAALAPPREAQETYPPEPHPIQRYRAIWLSDIHLGTPGCQADYLLDFLKHNESDQLYLVGDIIDGWQLRRGWYWPQSHNDVVQKLLRKARKGTEVIYVPGNHDEAARQFDGMAFGDITVREEAIHVTATGRRLWVVHGDLFDGVVQHARWLAYLGDSLYTMILALNRHFNRLRARLGFPYWSLSQYLKHQVKNAVNYIGAFESAMVDEARRRGCDGVVCGHIHKAEIREVNGQLYCNDGDWVESLSALVETLEGELKIVYWTRLLDAPAPAMRRRRRAAVAG
- a CDS encoding esterase/lipase family protein, whose translation is MSLGAAGIRRVAVTAQAAAALGIAAALVRTAAWPWPGALAAGAGLILGGFAAGIAIAFALSGRGLWVARGDHPPAPPAELAATRRPLRPAEALRCYATECLAVLRMFDWLQPFRARAPFAPADPARPGRDAPPVLLVHGYACGQAIWLDMQPALAAAGYRCHGIDLEPVFGDIDDYARALLAAMRRIRAESGRAPLLLCHSMGGLAARAALQLAGDEDLCAGIVTLGSPHHGSALARFGGGHNARQMRCGSPWLRALAAAETPRLRARMISIFSWHDSIAGPPCTGWLDGAGHIPLSGIGHVSLLRHPAAERAVLDALAELSARGL